One genomic segment of Mytilus trossulus isolate FHL-02 chromosome 4, PNRI_Mtr1.1.1.hap1, whole genome shotgun sequence includes these proteins:
- the LOC134716892 gene encoding uncharacterized protein LOC134716892 — MYNTSYFIMKRTLYKGSTTYIQHNTEQSHRIKMQILVGILLVICSAVSASYKGGYGGYGGGYGGYGGGFGGGFGRGYGGGFGGGFGRGYGGYGIGGGYGGYGIGGGYGGYGIGGGYGGYGIGGGYGGGYGGGYGKGKVVVVKGYGGYGGGYGGLGGGYGGYGGYGGGLGGGFGGIGGGYGGGYGYGKGKGGSKEGQ; from the exons atgtataatacatcatatttcattatgaaaagaacattataTAAGGGTTCTACAACTTACATACAGCACAATACTGAACAATCGCACAGAATCAA AATGCAGATCTTAGTCGGTATACTCCTGGTTATCTGTAGCGCAGTCAGTGCATCCTACAAAGGAGGATATGGTGGTTACGGAGGTGGATACGGAGGATACGGAGGTGGATTCGGTGGTGGATTCGGAAGAGGATACGGAGGTGGATTCGGTGGTGGATTCGGAAGAGGATACGGAGGATACGGAATCGGAGGTGGATACGGAGGATACGGAATCGGAGGTGGATACGGAGGATACGGAATCGGTGGTGGATACGGTGGATACGGAATTGGAGGTGGATACGGTGGTGGATACGGAGGCGGATATGGAAAAGGAAAAGTTGTTGTAGTTAAAGGATATGGCGGTTATGGTGGTGGATATGGTGGTTTAGGAGGTGGATATGGCGGTTATGGTGGTTACGGAGGTGGATTAGGCGGTGGATTCGGTGGTATTGGAGGAGGATATGGTGGTGGATACGGATATGGAAAGGGCAAAG gTGGATCCAAAGAAGGTCAGTAG
- the LOC134716893 gene encoding ctenidin-3-like, protein MQSSPINHSLFRYCTSSKNTKINSERFHIDKDYLFRMQILAGILLVIVSAVSASNKGGYGGDGGYGYRIGGGYGGYGIGGGYGGYGIGGGYGGYGIGGGYGGGLVGLGGGFGGELVGLSGGFGGGLGGGYGKGYKKAIVVKVHVKGYGGHGVGIDGIGGGLGGIGGGFGGIGGGFGGVGGGLGGIGGVLGGIGGGLGSKLGGYGCLNSYAFGKDKGY, encoded by the exons ATGCAGTCGTCACCTATCAATCATTCATTGTTTCGTTACTGCACATCATCTAAGAATACCAAAATAAATAGTGAAA GGTTTCATATAGATAAGGATTATTTATTTAGAATGCAGATCTTAGCTGGTATACTCCTGGTTATCGTTAGCGCAGTCAGTGCATCCAATAAAGGAGGATATGGTGGAGACGGAGGATACG GATACAGAATCGGAGGTGGATACGGAGGATACGGAATCGGTGGTGGATACGGAGGATACGGAATCGGTGGTGGATACGGAGGGTATGGAATCGGAGGTGGATACGGCGGAGGATTAGTTGGACTTGGTGGCGGATTCGGCGGAGAATTAGTTGGACTTAGTGGCGGATTCGGAGGTGGACTCGGGGGTGGATACGGTAAAGGATACAAAAAAGCTATTGTTGTCAAAGTACATGTGAAGGGATATGGTGGTCATGGTGTAGGAATCGATGGAATCGGAGGTGGATTAGGTGGTATCGGAGGTGGATTTGGTGGTATCGGAGGTGGGTTTGGTGGTGTCGGAGGTGGACTTGGTGGTATTGGTGGTGTATTAGGAGGAATCGGAGGTGGATTAGGGAGTAAACTAGGTGGATATGGTTGTTTAAATAGTTATGCATTTGGAAAAGACAAAG GATATTAA